One genomic region from Macellibacteroides fermentans encodes:
- the uvrA gene encoding excinuclease ABC subunit UvrA, with protein sequence MSDKKHVETGLISVLGARVHNLKNIDVDIPRNKLTVITGMSGSGKSSLAFDTIFAEGQRRYVETFSAYARNFLGNMERPDVDKISGLSPVISIEQKTTNKNPRSTVGTTTEIYDFFRLLYARAGEAYSYLSGEKMVKFTEEQILDLILTRYAGKKTYLLAPVVRSRKGHYKELFEQIRKKGYLNVRVDGELREIFHGMKLDRYKNHNIEVVIDKLVVSATDERRLKESLRIAMKQGDGLVVVLDAETNEARHFSKRLMCPVTGLSYGEPAPHNFSFNSPHGACHKCKGLGEVNLLDMEKIVPDSSQTIYQGGIAPLGKYKNALIFWQIEAICDKYGVTVKTPIRDIPEEAMDEILNGTDERLQIKNESLGNSNYFLTYEGVSKYILMQQESEASASAQKWAGQFIKMSACPECNGQRLNKEALHYKIAGKNIADISGLDISELSEWVDSLHNKLSSKQQQIATEILKEIRSRLNFMLDVGLDYLSMNRASASLSGGESQRIRLATQIGSQLVNVLYILDEPSIGLHQRDNVRLINSLKQLRDTGNSVVVVEHDKDMMLEADYVIDMGPKAGRLGGEVVFAGTPAEMLQANTLTAAYLNGLQEIAVPVERRKGNGKFITIHGARGNNLKKVDATFPLGTMICVTGVSGSGKSSLINRTLQPILSQHFYRSLEDPLPYDSIDGIEHVDKVVNVDQSPIGRSPRSNPATYTGVFSDIRSLFVDLPEAKIRGYKPGRFSFNVSGGRCETCKGNGYKTIEMNFLPDVLVPCEECHGKRYNRETLEVRFRGKSIADILDMTINMAVEFFENIPSILYKIKVLQDVGLGYIKLGQPSTTLSGGESQRVKLATELAKRDTGKTLYVLDEPTTGLHFEDIRVLLGVLNKLVDKGNTIIVIEHNLDVIKSADYIIDMGPEGGRRGGQLLFAGTPEAMIQPEINSFTAPFLKEELKSKLK encoded by the coding sequence ATGAGTGACAAGAAACATGTAGAGACTGGCCTGATATCCGTTTTAGGAGCCCGGGTGCACAACTTAAAGAATATAGATGTTGATATTCCGCGCAACAAACTTACGGTAATAACCGGTATGAGCGGTAGCGGGAAATCATCCCTGGCGTTTGATACGATCTTTGCAGAAGGTCAACGCCGGTATGTGGAGACCTTTTCGGCCTATGCCCGAAACTTTCTGGGCAACATGGAACGTCCGGATGTGGATAAGATTTCCGGATTGAGTCCGGTTATCTCCATCGAGCAGAAAACAACCAACAAGAATCCGCGCTCTACGGTGGGTACCACTACCGAGATATACGACTTTTTCCGTCTGCTTTATGCCCGCGCGGGCGAAGCCTATTCCTACTTATCGGGCGAGAAGATGGTCAAGTTCACCGAAGAGCAGATTCTGGATCTGATCCTGACCCGCTATGCCGGAAAGAAAACCTACCTGCTTGCACCGGTTGTACGCAGCCGTAAAGGACACTACAAGGAACTTTTCGAGCAAATACGCAAGAAGGGCTACCTTAATGTGCGTGTGGACGGCGAGCTGAGGGAGATATTTCACGGAATGAAACTGGACCGCTACAAGAACCATAACATCGAAGTGGTGATTGATAAGCTGGTAGTTTCGGCAACCGACGAGCGGCGGTTGAAGGAAAGTCTCCGTATAGCCATGAAACAGGGCGACGGATTGGTGGTGGTGCTGGATGCCGAAACCAACGAAGCCCGCCATTTCAGTAAAAGGCTGATGTGTCCTGTTACAGGATTATCTTACGGCGAACCCGCACCCCATAATTTTTCTTTTAACTCGCCCCACGGTGCTTGTCACAAGTGCAAAGGGTTGGGCGAGGTAAACCTGCTGGATATGGAAAAGATTGTTCCGGACAGCAGTCAGACTATCTACCAGGGCGGTATCGCTCCCTTGGGTAAATACAAGAATGCGTTGATATTCTGGCAGATCGAAGCTATATGCGACAAATACGGGGTGACCGTAAAGACGCCGATCCGCGACATTCCCGAAGAGGCGATGGACGAAATACTGAACGGAACCGACGAACGGCTGCAGATCAAGAACGAGTCGCTGGGTAACTCCAACTATTTCCTTACCTACGAAGGCGTATCCAAATATATCTTGATGCAGCAAGAATCCGAAGCCTCTGCTTCCGCCCAGAAGTGGGCCGGACAATTCATCAAGATGTCTGCCTGTCCCGAGTGTAACGGTCAGCGGTTAAACAAAGAAGCCCTGCATTATAAGATAGCAGGTAAAAACATAGCCGATATATCCGGACTGGATATATCCGAATTAAGCGAGTGGGTGGATTCTCTGCACAACAAGCTCTCTTCCAAGCAACAACAGATAGCTACCGAGATTTTGAAAGAGATCCGTTCACGCCTCAACTTCATGCTGGATGTGGGATTGGATTACCTGTCCATGAACAGGGCATCCGCTTCGCTGTCGGGAGGCGAGAGTCAGCGTATCCGTCTGGCAACCCAGATCGGGAGTCAGCTTGTAAACGTACTCTATATCCTCGACGAGCCCAGTATCGGACTACATCAGCGCGATAACGTGCGCCTGATCAACTCGCTCAAGCAACTGCGGGATACGGGCAACTCGGTAGTAGTGGTAGAGCACGATAAAGACATGATGCTGGAAGCCGACTATGTTATCGATATGGGTCCCAAGGCCGGACGCCTGGGTGGCGAGGTAGTATTTGCAGGAACTCCCGCCGAGATGCTGCAAGCCAACACCCTAACGGCGGCATACCTTAACGGACTGCAGGAGATAGCCGTTCCGGTTGAGCGGCGCAAAGGTAACGGTAAGTTTATCACCATACACGGAGCTCGCGGAAATAACCTGAAAAAGGTGGATGCAACCTTCCCGCTGGGCACCATGATCTGCGTGACCGGCGTATCCGGTAGCGGTAAGTCGTCGCTGATAAACCGCACACTGCAACCCATACTTAGTCAGCATTTCTATCGTTCGCTGGAAGATCCGTTGCCCTACGATTCCATCGACGGTATCGAGCATGTAGATAAAGTGGTAAACGTAGACCAGTCGCCCATCGGCAGATCACCCCGAAGCAATCCGGCAACCTATACGGGTGTCTTTTCGGACATCCGCAGTTTGTTTGTGGATCTGCCCGAAGCCAAGATAAGGGGATACAAACCCGGCCGCTTCTCCTTCAACGTATCGGGAGGCCGGTGCGAGACCTGTAAAGGGAACGGTTACAAGACCATCGAGATGAACTTCCTGCCGGATGTGCTCGTTCCCTGCGAGGAGTGCCACGGCAAACGCTACAACCGCGAAACACTGGAGGTGCGTTTCAGGGGGAAATCCATAGCCGATATATTGGATATGACTATCAATATGGCGGTTGAATTCTTCGAAAACATTCCTTCCATATTGTACAAGATCAAGGTTCTGCAGGATGTGGGATTGGGATACATCAAGCTGGGACAGCCCTCCACCACCTTGTCGGGAGGCGAGAGTCAGCGTGTGAAGCTGGCCACCGAACTTGCCAAGCGGGATACGGGCAAAACCCTGTACGTACTGGACGAACCTACAACCGGTCTGCATTTTGAAGACATCCGGGTGTTGCTGGGAGTACTTAATAAGTTGGTAGACAAAGGCAACACGATCATTGTAATCGAACATAACCTGGATGTGATCAAGAGCGCCGACTATATCATAGACATGGGGCCCGAAGGGGGAAGGCGAGGGGGACAGCTTCTTTTTGCCGGAACTCCCGAAGCTATGATTCAGCCGGAAATCAACAGCTTTACGGCTCCCTTCCTGAAAGAAGAGCTTAAAAGTAAATTAAAGTAA
- a CDS encoding carboxylesterase/lipase family protein produces the protein MKIDRRKFFKTVGAGTAALGLGSVPFVSQASSLSSQQKEDDEQVLFIGDNIAIADTVYGKVKGYILRDVYTFLGMPYGADTSGKNRFMPPAEPEPWEGIKPAVYYGNSAPQIMDNRFPNSYSTFADHWNYDDVSENCLTINVWTPGINDAGKRPVLVWLHGGGYTNGNGIEQDGYHGGNISKYGNIVFCSINHRLGPIGFSDLSAVGGEKYKDSGNVGMLDIIASLKWINKNIANFGGDPGNVTIIGQSGGGAKVCTVLAMPEAQGLVHKGVALSGSTTKALSQDYSRKLGEYILQEAGVTRAEIDELQNIPWREYLSIANAAMTRLNKETGVSGMMRGGFAPVADGFHLPADIFYSDPTSFSSSIPLMICTTFHEWSPSRTDPEIEKMTMDGLLERIKAMKGDKAPVIVDAYAKAFPKAKPIELFALIISSRQGAVSTAEAKLKQNAPVYMAWFGWEPPLFDNRMRAFHCLDICFWFKNTDLMLTHTGGGARPRKLSVKMADALLNFMKKGDPNGGALPQWPRFTSEKGEVMVLNDVCEVKNDPDRQARATLV, from the coding sequence ATGAAAATAGACAGACGAAAATTCTTTAAGACTGTTGGAGCCGGTACTGCTGCGCTGGGATTAGGTTCCGTTCCTTTTGTTTCTCAAGCCTCCTCTTTATCTTCCCAGCAGAAGGAAGACGACGAACAGGTATTGTTTATAGGCGACAATATAGCCATTGCCGATACGGTGTACGGAAAGGTGAAGGGCTATATACTGCGGGATGTATATACTTTTCTGGGTATGCCTTACGGCGCGGATACGTCGGGCAAGAACCGCTTTATGCCCCCTGCAGAGCCGGAACCCTGGGAGGGGATCAAGCCGGCCGTATACTATGGCAACTCTGCTCCGCAGATTATGGACAACAGGTTCCCCAACAGTTACAGCACCTTTGCCGATCACTGGAATTACGACGATGTAAGCGAGAACTGTCTCACTATCAATGTGTGGACGCCCGGTATAAACGATGCCGGCAAGCGCCCGGTTCTGGTATGGTTGCACGGTGGAGGTTATACCAACGGTAACGGTATCGAACAAGACGGATACCATGGCGGGAATATAAGCAAGTACGGTAACATTGTTTTCTGCTCCATCAATCACCGGCTGGGACCTATCGGGTTCTCCGATTTATCTGCTGTTGGTGGCGAGAAATACAAGGATTCGGGCAATGTAGGTATGCTCGATATCATAGCATCCCTCAAATGGATCAATAAAAACATAGCCAACTTTGGCGGCGATCCCGGCAATGTAACCATAATCGGTCAGTCGGGCGGCGGAGCTAAAGTATGCACCGTTCTGGCCATGCCCGAGGCACAGGGACTGGTACATAAGGGCGTTGCCCTCAGCGGAAGTACAACCAAGGCCTTAAGTCAGGATTACTCCCGCAAACTGGGCGAATATATCCTGCAGGAAGCCGGTGTAACACGGGCGGAGATAGACGAACTTCAAAACATTCCGTGGCGCGAGTACCTCTCCATCGCCAATGCTGCAATGACACGCCTGAATAAGGAGACCGGTGTATCCGGTATGATGCGCGGCGGATTTGCTCCCGTGGCCGATGGATTCCACCTGCCAGCAGATATTTTTTATTCGGATCCCACCAGCTTCTCATCTTCTATCCCGTTGATGATATGCACTACCTTCCACGAATGGTCGCCAAGCCGTACCGATCCGGAGATAGAAAAGATGACGATGGACGGACTGCTGGAACGGATTAAAGCCATGAAAGGGGATAAAGCTCCGGTTATTGTAGATGCGTATGCAAAAGCATTTCCCAAGGCAAAACCCATCGAACTCTTTGCTTTGATCATCTCTTCCCGTCAGGGTGCGGTATCTACGGCCGAAGCCAAGCTTAAGCAGAATGCACCGGTATATATGGCCTGGTTCGGATGGGAGCCCCCGTTGTTCGACAACCGTATGCGCGCCTTCCACTGTCTGGATATCTGCTTCTGGTTCAAGAATACAGACTTGATGCTTACCCATACAGGCGGCGGTGCCCGTCCCCGTAAATTATCTGTAAAGATGGCGGATGCTCTGCTGAATTTTATGAAGAAGGGAGACCCCAACGGAGGAGCTTTGCCACAATGGCCCCGGTTTACGTCGGAAAAGGGTGAAGTGATGGTGCTGAACGATGTGTGTGAAGTGAAAAACGATCCCGATCGCCAGGCAAGGGCTACGTTGGTATAG
- a CDS encoding efflux RND transporter periplasmic adaptor subunit, translating to MKKMRSILSIIAGIAALGIATSCSSDAERKQTSTAVKVTTVNPTVQQNDGIVANGQIRSLDVANIGTRIMGTVNKVHVRVGQKVAKGAPLVSIQDDELAAKEGQTSAMIAEAKAALEIAEKDYKRYQTLFEKKSVSRKELENVTLNYQSIQAKYNAALNMQKEVAAHRGYTQLRAPFDGVVTQVSADNGMLASPGMPLVVIEKPGTLEVIASVTESDIPYISEGMQAHITVKSMNKTFATTVREKSPSSTTTGGQYIIKLSLPDSVKTGVYTGMYVHVFIPVAKKETASKGLLIPQSALIEKDQLKGVYIVTTDNKALLRWVRLGKQWGDQVEVLSGLSPQDKVVTSSQGRLYNSCLIAE from the coding sequence ATGAAAAAGATGAGATCAATCCTATCAATCATTGCAGGAATAGCCGCATTAGGTATTGCAACCTCCTGTTCGTCGGATGCAGAACGGAAGCAAACTTCCACAGCCGTAAAGGTAACTACGGTCAACCCCACCGTGCAACAGAACGACGGAATCGTAGCCAACGGACAAATTCGTTCGCTTGATGTAGCCAATATCGGCACACGTATTATGGGAACGGTAAACAAAGTACATGTACGTGTGGGACAAAAGGTGGCTAAAGGCGCCCCGCTGGTATCCATTCAGGACGACGAACTGGCAGCTAAAGAAGGTCAGACCAGCGCTATGATTGCCGAAGCCAAGGCTGCTTTGGAGATTGCCGAAAAAGATTACAAACGCTATCAAACCTTGTTTGAAAAGAAAAGCGTATCTCGCAAGGAGCTGGAAAACGTAACCCTCAATTACCAATCTATACAGGCCAAATACAATGCAGCGCTGAATATGCAGAAAGAGGTTGCCGCCCACAGGGGATACACTCAGCTCAGAGCCCCCTTCGATGGCGTAGTTACACAGGTCAGCGCCGACAATGGCATGCTTGCCAGTCCGGGTATGCCTCTTGTAGTTATTGAGAAACCCGGAACGCTGGAAGTCATCGCCAGTGTTACCGAAAGTGATATCCCATATATCTCTGAAGGGATGCAGGCACATATCACTGTCAAATCAATGAACAAAACCTTTGCAACCACCGTTCGCGAGAAGAGTCCCTCGTCCACCACTACCGGCGGTCAGTATATAATCAAGCTATCCCTTCCCGATTCGGTGAAGACAGGTGTATATACCGGGATGTATGTTCATGTGTTTATTCCGGTGGCAAAGAAAGAAACAGCTTCCAAAGGATTGCTTATTCCGCAATCGGCCCTTATTGAAAAAGACCAGTTGAAAGGAGTTTATATCGTTACAACCGACAATAAGGCACTGCTCCGCTGGGTACGTTTGGGAAAACAATGGGGCGACCAGGTGGAAGTTCTTTCGGGTCTGAGTCCTCAGGACAAAGTAGTTACCTCTTCCCAGGGTAGATTGTATAACAGTTGTTTAATAGCAGAATAA
- a CDS encoding efflux RND transporter permease subunit codes for MSNRQGLSGSIAGAFLQSKLSILLMVAFLLVGIFSTMLIPREEEPQIEVPVADIFIGMPGATPQEMDSRVVAPLEKIISNIKGVEYVYSNAMHDQAMLTVQFYVGDNLENSLVLLYNELMKGMDKMPEGATMPLIKTRSIDDVPALSLTLWSENYSDYSLKQQAEVLRSELKKIPDVSYVDILGGRSRQVKVTVDKDKMAGNNLDFTSVANYIKGSNIQMQAGKLYANNEMFTVETGNFLHSADDVANLIVGMNNNQPVYMHQIATVEEGPENPSQYVSFGYGKIESGKSEQFPSDYEAVTLAISKRQGTDAMKLSEKILEKVDHLKTELIPSDVQVSVTRNYGNTASHKVDELLLHLFGAIIAVTLFVMTAMGWRGGLVVFLSVPVTFALTLFAYYAMDYTLNRITLFALVFVTGIVVDDSIIIAENMHRHFKMKLLPFRQAALFAINEVGNPTILATFTVIAAVLPMAFVSGLMGPYMSPMPIGASIAMAFSLLVALTITPYLGYLFLREKDKKSSLSNEDKVGSGVVVEENKEQTEVQQGKVYRLYEKLVSPMLESRKLRWGFMIGTTVLLLISMSFFYFKLVPVKMLPFDNKNEFQVVIDMPEGTSLEQTAAVTKEIAAFIANQENVTDYQTYVGTSAPISFNGLMRHYDLRKGDNVADIQVNLTDKGERSIQSHDIAKKMRKPIQDIARKYNANAKVVEVPPGPPVLSTLVAEIYGPDYETQIQLARQVKDIFAKTTDVVDVDWMMEDDHDRYRFEVDKEKAMQRGVVPAMVTANIRAALSGMPVGIMHDAQAENPVNIVLQLSDMDKASIEEIKNIKVINQMGQPVAIGDIAVVKKELKEKSIARKNQKRVVYVTGDMAGALESPVYALMNMNKELEKVQLPEGYSLTVLNSEQPENETDYSLKWDGEWQITYEVFRDLGIAFLVAIIIIYMLIVGWFQSFSSPIVMLAAIPLSLIGIILGHWIMGAYFSATSMIGFIALAGVMVRNSLLLIDFINIRLKEGVPIKQAIIESGAVRSIPIILTAGTVVIGAIVILFDPLFQGLAISLMGGTITSTLLTLVVVPLLYYKLVRNKYADNEKK; via the coding sequence ATGAGTAACAGACAAGGATTATCAGGATCGATAGCAGGAGCTTTTTTACAAAGTAAATTGTCTATTCTGCTTATGGTAGCCTTCCTGCTTGTTGGGATATTCAGCACCATGCTGATTCCCCGGGAAGAAGAACCTCAGATTGAAGTTCCGGTAGCAGATATATTTATCGGCATGCCCGGTGCTACTCCCCAGGAGATGGATTCGCGCGTGGTTGCTCCACTTGAAAAGATAATATCCAACATAAAAGGGGTCGAATATGTATACTCCAATGCCATGCACGACCAGGCCATGCTTACCGTACAGTTTTACGTAGGCGACAACCTGGAAAACTCACTGGTGTTGCTATACAACGAACTGATGAAGGGTATGGACAAAATGCCCGAAGGTGCCACCATGCCCCTTATTAAAACCCGTTCGATCGACGATGTGCCGGCTCTTTCTCTCACGTTGTGGAGCGAAAACTACAGCGACTATAGTCTGAAGCAACAGGCCGAAGTACTGCGCAGCGAACTTAAAAAGATACCGGACGTATCGTATGTAGACATTCTGGGCGGACGAAGCCGTCAGGTGAAGGTTACGGTGGATAAAGACAAGATGGCCGGCAATAACCTAGATTTCACATCGGTTGCCAATTACATCAAGGGATCCAACATACAGATGCAGGCAGGTAAGTTGTATGCCAACAACGAGATGTTTACGGTAGAGACGGGAAACTTCCTGCATTCGGCCGACGATGTGGCAAACCTCATTGTTGGGATGAACAACAATCAACCAGTCTACATGCACCAGATTGCCACCGTAGAGGAAGGTCCGGAGAATCCTTCGCAATACGTCTCCTTTGGATACGGCAAGATTGAATCCGGTAAATCGGAGCAATTCCCTTCGGATTACGAAGCGGTAACCCTTGCCATCTCCAAAAGACAGGGAACAGACGCCATGAAGTTGTCGGAAAAGATCCTGGAAAAGGTAGATCATCTTAAAACGGAGCTGATTCCATCCGACGTACAAGTTAGCGTAACGCGCAACTACGGCAATACAGCCTCACATAAAGTTGACGAGCTGTTGTTGCACCTGTTCGGCGCAATTATTGCGGTTACATTGTTTGTAATGACCGCCATGGGATGGCGCGGGGGACTGGTGGTATTTCTATCCGTACCGGTAACCTTTGCTCTTACACTGTTTGCCTACTACGCGATGGATTATACCCTCAACCGAATCACGTTATTCGCCCTCGTGTTTGTAACCGGGATTGTGGTGGACGACTCCATCATTATTGCCGAAAACATGCACAGGCACTTCAAGATGAAGCTGTTGCCCTTCCGTCAGGCTGCTCTGTTTGCCATAAACGAAGTGGGTAACCCAACCATTTTAGCAACCTTTACCGTTATTGCCGCCGTTCTGCCCATGGCATTCGTGTCGGGTTTAATGGGACCGTATATGAGTCCGATGCCCATCGGTGCCTCCATCGCCATGGCATTCTCGCTACTGGTTGCCTTAACCATCACCCCTTACCTGGGTTACCTGTTCTTACGTGAGAAGGATAAAAAGAGCTCCTTGTCTAACGAAGATAAAGTAGGTTCCGGCGTAGTGGTGGAAGAAAACAAGGAGCAGACCGAAGTACAACAAGGCAAAGTATACCGCCTCTATGAGAAGTTGGTATCACCCATGCTGGAATCCAGAAAACTGCGCTGGGGATTTATGATCGGCACAACTGTGTTGCTATTGATATCCATGTCGTTCTTCTACTTCAAGCTGGTACCTGTAAAGATGTTGCCTTTCGACAATAAGAATGAGTTTCAGGTGGTGATCGATATGCCCGAAGGAACATCGCTGGAGCAGACTGCAGCGGTAACCAAGGAAATAGCAGCCTTTATAGCAAATCAGGAGAATGTAACAGATTACCAGACCTATGTGGGTACATCGGCACCCATCAGCTTCAACGGGTTGATGCGTCACTACGACTTGCGTAAGGGAGATAATGTGGCAGACATCCAGGTAAACCTCACCGATAAAGGAGAGCGTTCTATCCAGAGTCACGACATAGCCAAGAAGATGCGTAAACCTATCCAGGACATCGCCCGCAAGTACAATGCCAATGCCAAAGTGGTGGAAGTTCCTCCCGGTCCCCCGGTATTATCTACCCTGGTAGCCGAGATTTACGGTCCGGATTACGAAACACAAATCCAGCTGGCCCGACAGGTAAAAGACATCTTTGCCAAAACCACCGATGTGGTGGATGTAGACTGGATGATGGAAGACGATCACGACCGTTACCGCTTTGAGGTTGATAAGGAAAAGGCTATGCAAAGAGGTGTAGTACCCGCTATGGTTACTGCCAATATCCGCGCAGCATTGTCCGGTATGCCCGTAGGTATAATGCACGATGCACAGGCAGAGAACCCGGTTAACATCGTACTGCAGCTTTCGGATATGGATAAAGCCAGCATTGAGGAGATAAAGAATATCAAGGTGATCAACCAGATGGGCCAACCGGTTGCCATTGGCGACATTGCCGTGGTAAAGAAGGAGTTGAAAGAAAAGAGCATTGCCCGTAAAAACCAGAAGCGGGTGGTGTACGTTACCGGAGATATGGCCGGAGCATTGGAAAGTCCGGTTTATGCCCTGATGAATATGAACAAGGAACTGGAAAAGGTGCAATTGCCCGAAGGATACAGTCTGACTGTACTGAACAGCGAACAGCCTGAAAACGAAACGGATTACTCCCTGAAATGGGACGGCGAATGGCAGATTACCTACGAAGTGTTCCGCGACCTGGGTATAGCCTTCCTGGTGGCCATCATCATTATCTACATGCTGATAGTGGGCTGGTTCCAAAGCTTCTCCTCTCCCATCGTGATGCTTGCAGCCATTCCCCTCTCGCTGATCGGTATCATATTGGGTCACTGGATTATGGGAGCATACTTCAGCGCCACCTCCATGATCGGGTTTATTGCTCTGGCCGGTGTGATGGTACGTAATTCGCTGCTGCTGATCGACTTTATAAACATTCGATTGAAGGAAGGTGTTCCTATCAAGCAGGCCATCATCGAATCGGGGGCTGTACGCAGCATACCCATTATCCTTACGGCCGGTACGGTGGTTATCGGTGCGATTGTGATACTGTTCGACCCCTTGTTCCAGGGACTGGCTATCTCGCTGATGGGAGGAACCATCACCTCTACGCTTCTAACGCTTGTGGTTGTTCCTTTGTTATATTATAAACTGGTACGTAACAAGTACGCCGATAACGAAAAAAAATAA
- a CDS encoding lytic transglycosylase domain-containing protein, whose translation MCRMNRLQKIVGLVVSGIICLTACLSLGSSDSEKAKKEKPLVASMTSSPEIPDEVMFCGEKIDLTRYNMHEGFDRELTSFIYFHSTTMLHFKRANRYFPVIEPILKANGVPDDFKYLAVIESNLDIRALSGANAAGFWQLLPGTAKQYGLTVEKEVDERYHIEKATEVACKYIKSAYKKYGSWAAVAASYNGGMGRISGELSKQNAESTFDLWLVEETSRYVYRIMAIKQIFENPYKYGFVLKAENLYKPIECKEVEVSSNIEDLAAFAAEHNVTYADLKQFNLWLRDRKLTTAGKTYKILIPKESELYYKKPNTKVHDSRWVID comes from the coding sequence ATGTGCAGAATGAATAGATTACAAAAGATTGTTGGTTTGGTTGTGAGCGGAATTATATGTCTTACAGCTTGTTTATCGTTAGGTTCGTCTGATTCGGAAAAGGCAAAAAAAGAGAAACCCTTGGTGGCGTCGATGACTTCGTCGCCCGAGATTCCCGACGAAGTCATGTTTTGTGGTGAAAAGATTGATCTTACCCGATACAATATGCATGAGGGATTTGACCGGGAGCTGACCAGTTTCATCTACTTTCACTCTACAACCATGTTGCATTTTAAAAGAGCCAACCGCTATTTCCCGGTTATCGAGCCCATTTTAAAGGCAAATGGAGTGCCGGACGACTTTAAGTATCTGGCGGTTATAGAGAGTAACCTGGATATTAGAGCTCTTTCCGGAGCTAATGCCGCAGGCTTCTGGCAGCTTTTGCCGGGAACGGCCAAGCAATACGGGTTAACGGTAGAGAAGGAGGTGGACGAACGTTATCATATTGAAAAGGCTACGGAGGTGGCCTGTAAGTATATAAAGTCGGCTTACAAAAAGTATGGTAGCTGGGCTGCGGTGGCGGCTTCCTATAATGGGGGCATGGGTCGTATATCCGGCGAATTGTCTAAGCAGAATGCCGAGTCAACCTTCGACCTGTGGTTGGTGGAGGAGACATCGCGCTACGTTTACCGCATAATGGCTATCAAGCAGATATTTGAGAATCCATACAAGTACGGATTTGTGTTGAAGGCCGAAAACCTGTACAAACCCATCGAATGCAAAGAGGTGGAGGTTTCGTCAAACATAGAGGATCTGGCTGCTTTTGCTGCAGAGCATAATGTAACCTATGCCGATTTGAAACAGTTCAACTTATGGTTGAGAGACCGTAAACTTACTACCGCAGGAAAGACATACAAGATTCTGATTCCTAAAGAGAGCGAACTGTATTACAAGAAGCCCAATACAAAGGTGCACGACTCCCGTTGGGTGATTGATTAA
- a CDS encoding winged helix DNA-binding protein, which yields MDTLCLIRDIYRSIGDFEANFQQTHDLCLNEGMLLCTLQKGKLSSGEIAAALGLTHSNASKVIKSVEDKGLVDRVLGDKDKRQMYFSLSEEGKKRLSSIKCDRVEIPELLKNVLPKE from the coding sequence ATGGATACATTGTGCTTAATACGAGATATATACCGATCCATCGGAGATTTTGAAGCTAATTTTCAGCAGACACACGACCTTTGTCTAAACGAAGGGATGCTGTTGTGTACGTTGCAGAAAGGCAAGCTCTCTTCCGGCGAGATTGCCGCAGCCCTCGGACTCACCCATTCCAATGCCTCTAAGGTAATTAAATCGGTAGAAGATAAGGGGTTGGTAGACCGTGTACTGGGTGATAAGGATAAACGACAGATGTATTTCTCTCTTTCGGAAGAGGGAAAAAAACGGCTTTCGTCTATTAAATGCGACCGGGTGGAAATTCCGGAACTGCTTAAGAATGTCCTTCCCAAGGAATAA
- a CDS encoding IMPACT family protein, producing the protein MADDTYKTITGVVDSCYTEKRSRFIAYAVPVRTVEEVKEQVDKFRKQYYDARHVCWAYMLGPDRSTFRANDDGEPSGTAGKPILGQINSLELTDILVVVIRYFGGIKLGTGGLIVAYRAAAAEALSLAEIEERTVDEEITVQFEYPFMNGIMRIIKEDNPEVLSQSFDMNCEMTLRIRKSEADKLRNRLLKVETAYLKE; encoded by the coding sequence ATGGCAGACGATACCTATAAAACGATTACCGGAGTGGTGGATAGCTGCTATACCGAGAAGCGAAGCCGCTTTATAGCCTATGCTGTTCCGGTTCGCACCGTAGAGGAGGTAAAAGAACAGGTTGATAAGTTTAGAAAACAATATTACGACGCCCGCCATGTTTGCTGGGCTTACATGCTGGGACCGGATCGCTCCACCTTTCGTGCCAATGACGACGGAGAACCTTCGGGCACTGCCGGCAAACCTATCCTGGGACAAATTAATTCGCTGGAACTTACCGATATTCTGGTGGTGGTGATCCGCTACTTCGGAGGAATCAAGCTGGGTACCGGGGGACTGATTGTCGCTTACCGCGCAGCGGCGGCTGAGGCGCTTTCGCTTGCCGAGATAGAAGAGCGTACAGTAGACGAAGAGATTACCGTGCAGTTTGAATATCCCTTTATGAACGGAATCATGCGTATCATAAAGGAAGACAACCCCGAGGTGCTGTCGCAGTCGTTCGACATGAACTGCGAGATGACCCTCCGCATCCGCAAAAGCGAAGCCGATAAATTGCGTAACCGCCTGTTGAAGGTGGAGACAGCCTACCTGAAAGAATAG